The Acidobacteriota bacterium genomic interval GCCTCCACGTTCAGGTAGCTCTGGCTCGAGGGGGCGGGGCCGACCGGATAGGCCTCGTCGGCCAGACGGACGTGGCGGGACTGCCTGTCGGCCTCGGAAAAGACGGCCACGGACGCGATCCCCATGTCTCTCAGGGCCCGGATAATCCGGACGGCGATCTCCCCGCGGTTGGCTATGAGGACTTTTCGGATCACGAGGTCACCTCCAAGAAACGGAAGGTCTCCCCCTCGAGAAGGAGCCGGCTTGGACGCCGCCACCGGGCGTCGTCCCTCTCCGGGTGGTCCTGCCGGTAGTGGCCCCCGCGGCTCTCGCACCGGTACTGGGCGGAGGCGGCGATGGCGTCCCCCAAGAGGGCCATGTTGGCGGTTTCCAAGACCCTGCGGTGAAAGCACCCGTCCCGGAGGTTTCTGCGGATGCCTTCAAGCTCCAGCCGGGCGGCCCTCAGGCCGCGGGCCGCGCGGATGATGCCCACGCCTTCCCACATGACCGCCCCGCACCGCTTCCTCAAAGCGTTGACGATTTCCAGGTCGGCGCACCCCGACAGCCTCAGGGGCGGCACCTCGCGTTCCTCCGGGGCCTCGGGGCGGTCCCGAAGGGCGGCGCGGGCCGCCCGGGTCCCGAAGACGAGCCCTTCCAGGAGGGAGTTGCTGGCCAGACGGTTGGCACCGTGGACACCCGTGCAGGCCGCCTCCCCTGCGGCGTAGCAGCCGGGAAGGGAGGTGCGCCCCTCCCGATCGGTCTCGATCCCGCCCATCATGTAGTGGGCGGCGGGATAGACGGGGATGAGGCGGCGGGTGATGTCCAATCCGTACCGGAGGCAGGTGGAGTGGATCGTGGGAAAGCGCTTTCGGACGAAATCCGGGGGCAGGTGGGTCAGGTCGAGCGTCACGGGGCGCCCTTTTTGGGCCTGGATTTCGGAGACGATGGCCCTCGTGACCACGTCCCGTGGGGCCAGTTCTCCCTCCGGGTGGTACTTGTGGGCGAAGCGCTTGCCGTCCGCGTTCCTCAGGACCGCCCCTTCTCCCCGCATGCTTTCCGAAAGCAGAAACCGCGGCGCGCCGGGTAGGAACAGGGCCGTAGGGTGGAACTGGACGAATTCCAGGTTGGCCATGACGGCCCCCGCTCGAAGGGCCATGGCCATGCCGTCCCCCGTCGCCACGGCTGGGTTCGTGGACTGCTGATACAGACGCCCGATGCCCCCCGTCGCGATCAGGACGGCCCGGCCGAGTACGGGCCGCCCGCGGTTTTCGCTTTCGTCCAGGATCCACACGCCCCGGCACCTCCCCTCCTCGAGGATGAGCGCGATGCCCGTGTGAAAAGGGAGAACGCGGATGTTCTCTTCCCGCCCGGCCGCCGCCGTCAGGACCCGCTCCAGTTCCTGGCCCGTGGCGTCGCCGTGGGAGTGGAGAATGCGGCTCCGGCTGTGAGCCGCCTCGCGGGTGTAGTGAAGTTCCCCGGCCTTCCGGTCAAACTCGGCGCCCCAGGCAATGAGCTCCTCCACCCGGTCGCGCCCGTCTTCCACCAGGACGCGGACGGCCGACTCATCGCACAGGCCGTCCCCCGCCGCCAGGGTGTCGGCGAGGTGGCGCTCCCGATCCTCCGGATCGGGAAGGGGAACGGCGATTCCGCCCTGGGCGTATTCGGTGTTGGATTCCCTGGGAAGGTCTTTCGTGACCACGATGACGCGCCAACCCGCCCGGGCGGCTTCCACCGCCCCTCGGAGCCCGGCGATGCCCGAGCCCAAGACCACGAGATCGCACATGAGAGGGGCTTCGGAGGTCAACGCTTCGGCTCCCGCCGGCCCGGAGAGCGCCGGCAACTCTTCAGCCTCGGACCCATTCCGACCTCCGGGACCATTCTACGCAGGCCCGCCCCGCACAGGCAACCGCTCGGCCCCGGGCCCGGGCGCGCCCGCGCCTCCGTCCGCGGCCATCCGCCCGCGCGTGGCGGAGAGGCGCGGGCGGCGGCGCACATGGAGCGCGCCCTCTTCGCCCGGCGCCTCGTCCCGGCACCGGAGGGGCCCATGCGGTCC includes:
- the nadB gene encoding L-aspartate oxidase, with product MTSEAPLMCDLVVLGSGIAGLRGAVEAARAGWRVIVVTKDLPRESNTEYAQGGIAVPLPDPEDRERHLADTLAAGDGLCDESAVRVLVEDGRDRVEELIAWGAEFDRKAGELHYTREAAHSRSRILHSHGDATGQELERVLTAAAGREENIRVLPFHTGIALILEEGRCRGVWILDESENRGRPVLGRAVLIATGGIGRLYQQSTNPAVATGDGMAMALRAGAVMANLEFVQFHPTALFLPGAPRFLLSESMRGEGAVLRNADGKRFAHKYHPEGELAPRDVVTRAIVSEIQAQKGRPVTLDLTHLPPDFVRKRFPTIHSTCLRYGLDITRRLIPVYPAAHYMMGGIETDREGRTSLPGCYAAGEAACTGVHGANRLASNSLLEGLVFGTRAARAALRDRPEAPEEREVPPLRLSGCADLEIVNALRKRCGAVMWEGVGIIRAARGLRAARLELEGIRRNLRDGCFHRRVLETANMALLGDAIAASAQYRCESRGGHYRQDHPERDDARWRRPSRLLLEGETFRFLEVTS